A window from Falco naumanni isolate bFalNau1 chromosome 3, bFalNau1.pat, whole genome shotgun sequence encodes these proteins:
- the MSC gene encoding musculin yields MSTGSGSEAEELPEMDLRALQLDYPPPPAKRQPRGELYPSGDNSSAAEEEEEEEEEEEEEDGEGSCATGPAGSGCKRKRARGGGPGGKKAVPGPRGPPPEGKQSQRNAANARERARMRVLSKAFSRLKTSLPWVPPDTKLSKLDTLRLASSYIAHLRQLLQEDRYENGYVHPVNLTWPFVVSGRPDSDTKEVSTASRLCGTTA; encoded by the exons ATGTCCACGGGCTCCGGGAGCGAGGCGGAGGAGCTGCCCGAGATGGACCTGCGGGCGCTGCAGCTGGACtacccgccgccgccggccaAGCGCCAGCCCCGCGGCGAGCTCTACCCCTCGGGGGACAACTCTTcggcggcggaggaggaggaggaggaggaagaggaggaggaggaggaggacggcGAGGGCAGCTGCGCGACGGGACCGGCGGGCAGCGGCTGCAAGAGGAagcgggcgcggggcggcggccccgggggcaAGAAGGCGgtgccggggccgcgggggccgccgccCGAGGGCAAGCAGTCCCAGCGCAACGCGGCCAACGCGCGGGAGCGGGCGCGGATGCGGGTGCTGAGCAAAGCGTTCTCCCGGCTGAAGACGAGCCTGCCCTGGGTGCCGCCCGACACCAAGCTCTCCAAGCTGGACACGCTGCGCCTGGCGTCCAGCTACATCGCCCACCTCcggcagctcctgcaggaggaCCGCTACGAGAACGGCTACGTCCACCCCGTCAACCTG ACTTGGCCATTTGTGGTTTCAGGAAGACCTGACTCTGACACCAAAGAAGTTTCTACTGCCAGCAGATTATGTGGAACTACCGCATAG